Proteins from one Impatiens glandulifera chromosome 2, dImpGla2.1, whole genome shotgun sequence genomic window:
- the LOC124925199 gene encoding F-box protein At5g07610-like yields MAMAMSGKAMMMFVNEDLLTEIFVHLPSKSLVRFKSVSKYWLSLISSSPSLILLRRRRRRQGLLIHKLRNFNRINFIPLNSIINNNNNHVNANANANANVNDDDDYPDLFFFRKLYAIHLITSSNGLLFCASSCHKYHVLNPTTMQFLTVREPNLTHFGLVGLGLIFDPSKSIHYKLVCLWKSDIDFQVEIYSSETKYWKVLHHCKSPLPSNYYNHLTFYPAGIYWNDAIIWFPNGNGKSDCLIFDTQKEQVRTLPNRESGLEFCFGESGGHLYAVEWYRNFYTKAFRVYEMKEDLSGWLVTYTGDLSQIESGFRVLSLVWTNDDEKPHLVLDLESQIVSSNLEEEEDDMKINEVSGVQPPLFNGESSRYNFTPDVFQYVECHSSVSPL; encoded by the coding sequence ATGGCCATGGCCATGTCTGGTAAAGCAATGATGATGTTTGTTAATGAAGACCTCTTGACCGAAATATTTGTTCATTTGCCTTCGAAATCACTTGTCCGATTCAAGTCGGTTTCCAAGTACTGGCTGTCTCTCATCTCATCATCTCCATCCTTAATTCTCCTCCGCAGACGACGACGGCGCCAGGGCTTGCTGATtcataaattaagaaattttaacCGAATAAATTTCATTCCCCTGAACagcatcatcaacaacaacaacaatcatgTCAATGCGAATGCGAATGCGAATGCGAATgtgaatgatgatgatgattatccAGATCTGTTCTTCTTCCGTAAACTCTATGCAATCCATTTAATAACTTCATCCAACGGGCTTCTATTTTGTGCCAGTAGTTGCCATAAATATCACGTCTTAAATCCCACCACTATGCAATTCCTGACCGTTAGAGAACCAAACCTCACTCACTTCGGGCTGGTTGGACTTGGTTTGATATTCGATCCATCTAAATCTATTCACTACAAGCTGGTTTGTCTTTGGAAGAGCGATATTGATTTTCAGGTGGAGATTTACTCATCTGAGACCAAATACTGGAAGGTTCTACATCATTGTAAGTCACCCCTTCCatctaattattataatcatcTGACTTTTTATCCTGCTGGAATTTACTGGAACGATGCAATCATCTGGTTCCCCAATGGCAATGGAAAGAGTGATTGTCTAATCTTCGATACCCAAAAGGAGCAGGTGAGAACCCTTCCAAACAGGGAGTCGGGTCTTGAGTTCTGTTTTGGCGAATCAGGAGGACATCTTTACGCAGTTGAATGGTATCGAAACTTTTACACCAAAGCCTTTAGAGTATATGAAATGAAGGAAGATTTATCCGGTTGGCTCGTCACGTATACCGGTGACCTATCTCAGATCGAATCCGGGTTTCGTGTATTGAGCTTGGTTTGGACCAACGACGACGAAAAACCCCATCTCGTTTTGGATTTAGAGTCTCAGATCGTAAGCTCCAATCtcgaggaggaggaggatgatATGAAGATTAATGAGGTTTCTGGTGTTCAACCGCCTTTATTTAATGGCGAATCTAGTCGATATAATTTTACTCCAGATGTGTTTCAGTATGTTGAGTGTCACTCCAGCGTTTCGCCGCTCTGA
- the LOC124925200 gene encoding F-box protein At5g07610-like, whose product MAMSGKAMKNMFVNEDLLNEIFVRLTSKSLVRFKSVSKGWLSLISSPSLILRRRRRRQGLLIQNLRNSNPINFIPLNSITTNNNNHVNVNVNDDDYPDLLFFPKVDKIYLMTSSNGLLFCVGNKCHVLNPTTRQFLTVVRQPNLTHFCLVGLGLIFDPSKSIHYKLVCLWKSYFDFQVEIYSSETKSWKALHHCKSPFSPKNYSYLTFYPAGIYWNDAIIWFPNGNGKSDCLIFDIEKEQEEVRTLPQPNRDQWGDLVFCFGESGGHLYAVEWSRIRSSTKAFRVYEMKEDFSGWLLTKYTGNLSDQIESEFRVLSLVWTDEDKPYLVLDLGFQIVSYNLEEKEDTKINEISGVQPPFFKESIQFNLIPDVHQYVECYSSVSPL is encoded by the coding sequence ATGGCCATGTCTGGTAAAGCAATGAAGAATATGTTTGTTAATGAAGACCTCTTGAACGAAATATTTGTCCGTTTGACTTCCAAATCACTTGTCCGATTCAAGTCGGTTTCCAAGGGCTGGCTGTCTCTCATCTCATCTCCATCCTTAATTCTCCGCAGACGACGACGGCGCCAGGGCTTGCTGATTCAAAACTTAAGAAATTCTAACCCAATCAATTTCATTCCCCTGAACAGCATCACcaccaacaacaacaatcatGTGAATGTGAATGTGAATGATGATGATTATCCAGATCTGTTATTCTTCCCTAAAGTCGATAAAATCTATTTAATGACTTCATCCAACGGGCTTCTATTTTGTGTCGGTAATAAGTGTCACGTCTTGAATCCCACCACTAGGCAATTCCTAACCGTTGTTAGACAACCAAACCTCACTCACTTCTGTCTGGTTGGACTTGGTTTGATATTCGATCCATCTAAATCTATTCACTACAAGTTGGTTTGTCTTTGGAAGAGCTATTTTGATTTTCAGGTGGAGATTTACTCATCTGAGACCAAATCCTGGAAGGCTCTGCATCATTGTAAGTCACCCTTTTCACCTAAAAATTATAGTTATCTGACTTTTTATCCTGCTGGGATTTACTGGAACGATGCAATCATCTGGTTCCCCAATGGCAATGGGAAGAGTGATTGTCTCATCTTCGATATCGAAAAGGAGCAGGAGGAGGTGAGAACACTTCCGCAGCCAAACAGGGATCAGTGGGGTGATCTTGTGTTCTGCTTTGGGGAATCGGGAGGACATCTTTACGCAGTTGAATGGTCTCGAATCAGGTCGTCCACCAAAGCCTTTAGAGTATATGAAATGAAGGAGGATTTTTCCGGTTGGCTCCTCACCAAGTATACCGGTAACCTATCTGATCAAATCGAATCCGAGTTTCGTGTATTGAGCTTGGTTTGGACCGACGAAGACAAACCCTATCTCGTTTTGGATTTAGGGTTTCAGATCGTAAGCTACAATCTCGAGGAGAAGGAGGATACAAAGATTAATGAGATTTCTGGTGTTCAACCGCCTTTCTTTAAAGAATctatacaatttaatttaattccaGATGTACATCAGTATGTTGAGTGTTACTCCAGCGTTTCACCGCTCTGA